In the genome of Bacteroides mediterraneensis, the window TGAAAGTTAGCGTGGGACCGTTCAGCGGATTCAGTGGACTCATTGAAGAAGTGAATGCGGAAAAACGCAAACTGAAAGTAATGGTCAAAATATTCGGACGGAAAACTCCGTTGGAATTAGGCTTTACGGATGTAGAAAAGGAATAATGCATTTTGTTACGTGCTGTTGTTCCATTCGTTAAATACTTATATAAAAATTACAAAAGAAAATGGCTAAAGAAGTTGCTGGACTAATCAAATTACAGATTAAAGGAGGCGCTGCAAATCCATCACCTCCCGTTGGACCTGCTTTGGGTTCTAAGGGTATTAATATCATGGAATTTTGCAAGCAATTCAACGCCAGAACCCAGGACAAGGCAGGTAAGGTATTACCTGTAATCATTACCTACTACACAGACAAGTCTTTTGATTTCGTAATCAAAACTCCTCCTGTAGCTATTCAGTTGCTTGAGGCTGCCAAAATCAAGAGTGGATCTGCAGAACCGAACCGCAAGAAAGTGGCTGAACTGACTTGGGATCAGATTCGTGCAATCGCTCAGGATAAGATGGTTGACTTGAACTGCTTTACTATCGAATCTGCTATGTCAATGGTAGCAGGAACAGCTAGAAGTATGGGTATCGCTGTAAAAGGTGACTTCCCGGGTAATAACTAATTAACTTCAATTGATAATGGGTAAACTGACAAAAAATCAAAAGTTGGCTGCAGAAAAGATTGAAGCAGGGAAAGCATACTCACTGAAGGAAGCTTCTGAACTGGTAAAGGAAATCACTTTCACCAAGTTTGACGCTTCATTAGATATTGACGTAC includes:
- the rplK gene encoding 50S ribosomal protein L11; this encodes MAKEVAGLIKLQIKGGAANPSPPVGPALGSKGINIMEFCKQFNARTQDKAGKVLPVIITYYTDKSFDFVIKTPPVAIQLLEAAKIKSGSAEPNRKKVAELTWDQIRAIAQDKMVDLNCFTIESAMSMVAGTARSMGIAVKGDFPGNN